One genomic region from Nymphaea colorata isolate Beijing-Zhang1983 chromosome 10, ASM883128v2, whole genome shotgun sequence encodes:
- the LOC116261859 gene encoding wee1-like protein kinase isoform X6, which produces MISSSGNLREKLGQVFLLPDGEETAFPAEEDDKDFILSQDFFCTPDYITPDERQICHISGFDKENLPCPKSPVKSCADRNKRYRTALFPSGVGGDGLSRYHTDFHELEEIGCGNFSRVFKVLKRTDGCMYAVKHTIKQLHQETERRRALMEVQALAAVGFQRNIVGYYTSWFENEQLYIQMELCDHSLSLSRSGPLLPSEGEVLEAMHQVAEALHLLHERGIVHLDVKPDNIYVKDGVYKLGDFGCATLKDGSIQIEEGDARYMPLEILNDKHEHLDRVDIFSLGASIYELVKGSPLPASGSHFLALREGKLSLLPGYSLQFQNLLKIMMDPDPRKRPSAKELLKNPIFKVLKERSKADKRTMDEVKNTCED; this is translated from the exons ATGATTTCATCGTCCGGCAACCTGCGGGAGAAGCTCGGCCAGGTGTTTTTGCTGCCCGACGGTGAGGAGACCGCGTTTCCTGCCGAAGAAGATGACAAGGATTTCATCCTCAGCCAGGATTTCTTCTG CACGCCAGATTATATCACCCCAGACGAACGACAAATCTGCCATATCTCAGGCTTTGATAAG GAAAATCTTCCTTGCCCAAAATCTCCTGTAAAATCATGTGCAGACAGAAACAAGAGATACAGAACTG CTTTGTTCCCCTCGGGTGTTGGTGGTGATGGCCTTTCACGGTATCATACTGATTTCCATGAACTCGAG GAGATTGGCTGTGGTAATTTTAGCCGGGTATTCAAGGTATTGAAGAGAACTGATGGTTGTATGTATGCAGTGAAACACACCATTAAGCAGCTACATCAAGAGACTGAAAG AAGGCGTGCATTGATGGAGGTTCAAGCTCTGGCAGCTGTAG GGTTTCAACGCAACATAGTTGGTTATTATACTTCATGGTTTGAGAACGAGCAACTCTATATCCAGATGGAGCTTTGTGACCACAGCCTATCATTAAGTAGATCAGGTCCTTTGCTGCCATCAGAGGGCGAAGTTCTGGAAGCAATGCATCAG GTTGCTGAAGCTTTGCACTTATTACATGAACGTGGAATTGTACACTTGGATGTAAAACCTGATAACATATATGTCAAAGACGGTGTCTATAAGCTAGGGGATTTTGGATGTGCAACACTGAAAGATGGAAGCATTCAAATTGAGGAAGGTGATGCACGTTACATGCCATTAGAGATACTAAATGATAAACATGAGCATTTGGACAGGGTTGATATCTTTTCACTGGGGGCCTCAATATACGAGCTTGTTAAAGGGTCTCCATTACCAGCATCTGGTTCACATTTTTTAGCGCTGAGGGAGGGCAAGCTATCTTTGCTTCCTGGTTACTCCttgcaatttcaaaatttgcttaAG ATTATGATGGACCCTGATCCCAGAAAGAGACCTTCTGCTAAAGAGCTGCTCaagaatccaatttttaaa GTTCTGAAGGAGAGGAGCAAAGCAGATAAAAGGACGATGGACGAAGTAAAGAACACCTGTGAAGACTAG
- the LOC116261859 gene encoding wee1-like protein kinase isoform X4: MISSSGNLREKLGQVFLLPDGEETAFPAEEDDKDFILSQDFFCTPDYITPDERQICHISGFDKENLPCPKSPVKSCADRNKRYRTETFPDNFDSKKQCPPRAAELPAETSTAQDWKSIKSSIPGTEKKQSYVSRSAVALRCRVTPPICVKNPYLSGNTVMNLDIVCKQKSKPEALFPSGVGGDGLSRYHTDFHELEEIGCGNFSRVFKVLKRTDGCMYAVKHTIKQLHQETERRRALMEVQALAAVGFQRNIVGYYTSWFENEQLYIQMELCDHSLSLSRSGPLLPSEGEVLEAMHQVAEALHLLHERGIVHLDVKPDNIYVKDGVYKLGDFGCATLKDGSIQIEEGDARYMPLEILNDKHEHLDRVDIFSLGASIYELVKGSPLPASGSHFLALREGKLSLLPGYSLQFQNLLKIMMDPDPRKRPSAKELLKNPIFKVLKERSKADKRTMDEVKNTCED, encoded by the exons ATGATTTCATCGTCCGGCAACCTGCGGGAGAAGCTCGGCCAGGTGTTTTTGCTGCCCGACGGTGAGGAGACCGCGTTTCCTGCCGAAGAAGATGACAAGGATTTCATCCTCAGCCAGGATTTCTTCTG CACGCCAGATTATATCACCCCAGACGAACGACAAATCTGCCATATCTCAGGCTTTGATAAG GAAAATCTTCCTTGCCCAAAATCTCCTGTAAAATCATGTGCAGACAGAAACAAGAGATACAGAACTG AGACCTTTCCAGACAACTTTGATTCCAAGAAGCAATGCCCTCCAAGGGCAGCAGAACTTCCTGCAGAAACTTCAACCGCACAGGACTGGAAGTCAATCAAGTCGTCAATACCTGGAACAGAGAAGAAGCAAAGCTATGTTTCCCGATCAGCAGTGGCTCTGCGGTGCCGTGTCACTCCTCCTATTTGCGTCAAGAACCCGTATTTAAGTGGGAATACGGTGATGAATCTGGATATTGTTTGCAAGCAGAAATCTAAACCTGAAG CTTTGTTCCCCTCGGGTGTTGGTGGTGATGGCCTTTCACGGTATCATACTGATTTCCATGAACTCGAG GAGATTGGCTGTGGTAATTTTAGCCGGGTATTCAAGGTATTGAAGAGAACTGATGGTTGTATGTATGCAGTGAAACACACCATTAAGCAGCTACATCAAGAGACTGAAAG AAGGCGTGCATTGATGGAGGTTCAAGCTCTGGCAGCTGTAG GGTTTCAACGCAACATAGTTGGTTATTATACTTCATGGTTTGAGAACGAGCAACTCTATATCCAGATGGAGCTTTGTGACCACAGCCTATCATTAAGTAGATCAGGTCCTTTGCTGCCATCAGAGGGCGAAGTTCTGGAAGCAATGCATCAG GTTGCTGAAGCTTTGCACTTATTACATGAACGTGGAATTGTACACTTGGATGTAAAACCTGATAACATATATGTCAAAGACGGTGTCTATAAGCTAGGGGATTTTGGATGTGCAACACTGAAAGATGGAAGCATTCAAATTGAGGAAGGTGATGCACGTTACATGCCATTAGAGATACTAAATGATAAACATGAGCATTTGGACAGGGTTGATATCTTTTCACTGGGGGCCTCAATATACGAGCTTGTTAAAGGGTCTCCATTACCAGCATCTGGTTCACATTTTTTAGCGCTGAGGGAGGGCAAGCTATCTTTGCTTCCTGGTTACTCCttgcaatttcaaaatttgcttaAG ATTATGATGGACCCTGATCCCAGAAAGAGACCTTCTGCTAAAGAGCTGCTCaagaatccaatttttaaa GTTCTGAAGGAGAGGAGCAAAGCAGATAAAAGGACGATGGACGAAGTAAAGAACACCTGTGAAGACTAG
- the LOC116261859 gene encoding wee1-like protein kinase isoform X5, translating into MISSSGNLREKLGQVFLLPDGEETAFPAEEDDKDFILSQDFFCTPDYITPDERQICHISGFDKENLPCPKSPVKSCADRNKRYRTDNFDSKKQCPPRAAELPAETSTAQDWKSIKSSIPGTEKKQSYVSRSAVALRCRVTPPICVKNPYLSGNTVMNLDIVCKQKSKPEALFPSGVGGDGLSRYHTDFHELEEIGCGNFSRVFKVLKRTDGCMYAVKHTIKQLHQETERRRALMEVQALAAVGFQRNIVGYYTSWFENEQLYIQMELCDHSLSLSRSGPLLPSEGEVLEAMHQVAEALHLLHERGIVHLDVKPDNIYVKDGVYKLGDFGCATLKDGSIQIEEGDARYMPLEILNDKHEHLDRVDIFSLGASIYELVKGSPLPASGSHFLALREGKLSLLPGYSLQFQNLLKIMMDPDPRKRPSAKELLKNPIFKVLKERSKADKRTMDEVKNTCED; encoded by the exons ATGATTTCATCGTCCGGCAACCTGCGGGAGAAGCTCGGCCAGGTGTTTTTGCTGCCCGACGGTGAGGAGACCGCGTTTCCTGCCGAAGAAGATGACAAGGATTTCATCCTCAGCCAGGATTTCTTCTG CACGCCAGATTATATCACCCCAGACGAACGACAAATCTGCCATATCTCAGGCTTTGATAAG GAAAATCTTCCTTGCCCAAAATCTCCTGTAAAATCATGTGCAGACAGAAACAAGAGATACAGAACTG ACAACTTTGATTCCAAGAAGCAATGCCCTCCAAGGGCAGCAGAACTTCCTGCAGAAACTTCAACCGCACAGGACTGGAAGTCAATCAAGTCGTCAATACCTGGAACAGAGAAGAAGCAAAGCTATGTTTCCCGATCAGCAGTGGCTCTGCGGTGCCGTGTCACTCCTCCTATTTGCGTCAAGAACCCGTATTTAAGTGGGAATACGGTGATGAATCTGGATATTGTTTGCAAGCAGAAATCTAAACCTGAAG CTTTGTTCCCCTCGGGTGTTGGTGGTGATGGCCTTTCACGGTATCATACTGATTTCCATGAACTCGAG GAGATTGGCTGTGGTAATTTTAGCCGGGTATTCAAGGTATTGAAGAGAACTGATGGTTGTATGTATGCAGTGAAACACACCATTAAGCAGCTACATCAAGAGACTGAAAG AAGGCGTGCATTGATGGAGGTTCAAGCTCTGGCAGCTGTAG GGTTTCAACGCAACATAGTTGGTTATTATACTTCATGGTTTGAGAACGAGCAACTCTATATCCAGATGGAGCTTTGTGACCACAGCCTATCATTAAGTAGATCAGGTCCTTTGCTGCCATCAGAGGGCGAAGTTCTGGAAGCAATGCATCAG GTTGCTGAAGCTTTGCACTTATTACATGAACGTGGAATTGTACACTTGGATGTAAAACCTGATAACATATATGTCAAAGACGGTGTCTATAAGCTAGGGGATTTTGGATGTGCAACACTGAAAGATGGAAGCATTCAAATTGAGGAAGGTGATGCACGTTACATGCCATTAGAGATACTAAATGATAAACATGAGCATTTGGACAGGGTTGATATCTTTTCACTGGGGGCCTCAATATACGAGCTTGTTAAAGGGTCTCCATTACCAGCATCTGGTTCACATTTTTTAGCGCTGAGGGAGGGCAAGCTATCTTTGCTTCCTGGTTACTCCttgcaatttcaaaatttgcttaAG ATTATGATGGACCCTGATCCCAGAAAGAGACCTTCTGCTAAAGAGCTGCTCaagaatccaatttttaaa GTTCTGAAGGAGAGGAGCAAAGCAGATAAAAGGACGATGGACGAAGTAAAGAACACCTGTGAAGACTAG
- the LOC116261859 gene encoding wee1-like protein kinase isoform X2, with translation MISSSGNLREKLGQVFLLPDGEETAFPAEEDDKDFILSQDFFCTPDYITPDERQICHISGFDKENLPCPKSPVKSCADRNKRYRTGMFACSPPNFGNWTNNFDSKKQCPPRAAELPAETSTAQDWKSIKSSIPGTEKKQSYVSRSAVALRCRVTPPICVKNPYLSGNTVMNLDIVCKQKSKPEALFPSGVGGDGLSRYHTDFHELEEIGCGNFSRVFKVLKRTDGCMYAVKHTIKQLHQETERRRALMEVQALAAVGFQRNIVGYYTSWFENEQLYIQMELCDHSLSLSRSGPLLPSEGEVLEAMHQVAEALHLLHERGIVHLDVKPDNIYVKDGVYKLGDFGCATLKDGSIQIEEGDARYMPLEILNDKHEHLDRVDIFSLGASIYELVKGSPLPASGSHFLALREGKLSLLPGYSLQFQNLLKIMMDPDPRKRPSAKELLKNPIFKERSKADKRTMDEVKNTCED, from the exons ATGATTTCATCGTCCGGCAACCTGCGGGAGAAGCTCGGCCAGGTGTTTTTGCTGCCCGACGGTGAGGAGACCGCGTTTCCTGCCGAAGAAGATGACAAGGATTTCATCCTCAGCCAGGATTTCTTCTG CACGCCAGATTATATCACCCCAGACGAACGACAAATCTGCCATATCTCAGGCTTTGATAAG GAAAATCTTCCTTGCCCAAAATCTCCTGTAAAATCATGTGCAGACAGAAACAAGAGATACAGAACTGGTATGTTTGCTTGCAGTCCTCCAAATTTTGGGAACTGGACAA ACAACTTTGATTCCAAGAAGCAATGCCCTCCAAGGGCAGCAGAACTTCCTGCAGAAACTTCAACCGCACAGGACTGGAAGTCAATCAAGTCGTCAATACCTGGAACAGAGAAGAAGCAAAGCTATGTTTCCCGATCAGCAGTGGCTCTGCGGTGCCGTGTCACTCCTCCTATTTGCGTCAAGAACCCGTATTTAAGTGGGAATACGGTGATGAATCTGGATATTGTTTGCAAGCAGAAATCTAAACCTGAAG CTTTGTTCCCCTCGGGTGTTGGTGGTGATGGCCTTTCACGGTATCATACTGATTTCCATGAACTCGAG GAGATTGGCTGTGGTAATTTTAGCCGGGTATTCAAGGTATTGAAGAGAACTGATGGTTGTATGTATGCAGTGAAACACACCATTAAGCAGCTACATCAAGAGACTGAAAG AAGGCGTGCATTGATGGAGGTTCAAGCTCTGGCAGCTGTAG GGTTTCAACGCAACATAGTTGGTTATTATACTTCATGGTTTGAGAACGAGCAACTCTATATCCAGATGGAGCTTTGTGACCACAGCCTATCATTAAGTAGATCAGGTCCTTTGCTGCCATCAGAGGGCGAAGTTCTGGAAGCAATGCATCAG GTTGCTGAAGCTTTGCACTTATTACATGAACGTGGAATTGTACACTTGGATGTAAAACCTGATAACATATATGTCAAAGACGGTGTCTATAAGCTAGGGGATTTTGGATGTGCAACACTGAAAGATGGAAGCATTCAAATTGAGGAAGGTGATGCACGTTACATGCCATTAGAGATACTAAATGATAAACATGAGCATTTGGACAGGGTTGATATCTTTTCACTGGGGGCCTCAATATACGAGCTTGTTAAAGGGTCTCCATTACCAGCATCTGGTTCACATTTTTTAGCGCTGAGGGAGGGCAAGCTATCTTTGCTTCCTGGTTACTCCttgcaatttcaaaatttgcttaAG ATTATGATGGACCCTGATCCCAGAAAGAGACCTTCTGCTAAAGAGCTGCTCaagaatccaatttttaaa GAGAGGAGCAAAGCAGATAAAAGGACGATGGACGAAGTAAAGAACACCTGTGAAGACTAG
- the LOC116261859 gene encoding wee1-like protein kinase isoform X1, producing MISSSGNLREKLGQVFLLPDGEETAFPAEEDDKDFILSQDFFCTPDYITPDERQICHISGFDKENLPCPKSPVKSCADRNKRYRTGMFACSPPNFGNWTNNFDSKKQCPPRAAELPAETSTAQDWKSIKSSIPGTEKKQSYVSRSAVALRCRVTPPICVKNPYLSGNTVMNLDIVCKQKSKPEALFPSGVGGDGLSRYHTDFHELEEIGCGNFSRVFKVLKRTDGCMYAVKHTIKQLHQETERRRALMEVQALAAVGFQRNIVGYYTSWFENEQLYIQMELCDHSLSLSRSGPLLPSEGEVLEAMHQVAEALHLLHERGIVHLDVKPDNIYVKDGVYKLGDFGCATLKDGSIQIEEGDARYMPLEILNDKHEHLDRVDIFSLGASIYELVKGSPLPASGSHFLALREGKLSLLPGYSLQFQNLLKIMMDPDPRKRPSAKELLKNPIFKVLKERSKADKRTMDEVKNTCED from the exons ATGATTTCATCGTCCGGCAACCTGCGGGAGAAGCTCGGCCAGGTGTTTTTGCTGCCCGACGGTGAGGAGACCGCGTTTCCTGCCGAAGAAGATGACAAGGATTTCATCCTCAGCCAGGATTTCTTCTG CACGCCAGATTATATCACCCCAGACGAACGACAAATCTGCCATATCTCAGGCTTTGATAAG GAAAATCTTCCTTGCCCAAAATCTCCTGTAAAATCATGTGCAGACAGAAACAAGAGATACAGAACTGGTATGTTTGCTTGCAGTCCTCCAAATTTTGGGAACTGGACAA ACAACTTTGATTCCAAGAAGCAATGCCCTCCAAGGGCAGCAGAACTTCCTGCAGAAACTTCAACCGCACAGGACTGGAAGTCAATCAAGTCGTCAATACCTGGAACAGAGAAGAAGCAAAGCTATGTTTCCCGATCAGCAGTGGCTCTGCGGTGCCGTGTCACTCCTCCTATTTGCGTCAAGAACCCGTATTTAAGTGGGAATACGGTGATGAATCTGGATATTGTTTGCAAGCAGAAATCTAAACCTGAAG CTTTGTTCCCCTCGGGTGTTGGTGGTGATGGCCTTTCACGGTATCATACTGATTTCCATGAACTCGAG GAGATTGGCTGTGGTAATTTTAGCCGGGTATTCAAGGTATTGAAGAGAACTGATGGTTGTATGTATGCAGTGAAACACACCATTAAGCAGCTACATCAAGAGACTGAAAG AAGGCGTGCATTGATGGAGGTTCAAGCTCTGGCAGCTGTAG GGTTTCAACGCAACATAGTTGGTTATTATACTTCATGGTTTGAGAACGAGCAACTCTATATCCAGATGGAGCTTTGTGACCACAGCCTATCATTAAGTAGATCAGGTCCTTTGCTGCCATCAGAGGGCGAAGTTCTGGAAGCAATGCATCAG GTTGCTGAAGCTTTGCACTTATTACATGAACGTGGAATTGTACACTTGGATGTAAAACCTGATAACATATATGTCAAAGACGGTGTCTATAAGCTAGGGGATTTTGGATGTGCAACACTGAAAGATGGAAGCATTCAAATTGAGGAAGGTGATGCACGTTACATGCCATTAGAGATACTAAATGATAAACATGAGCATTTGGACAGGGTTGATATCTTTTCACTGGGGGCCTCAATATACGAGCTTGTTAAAGGGTCTCCATTACCAGCATCTGGTTCACATTTTTTAGCGCTGAGGGAGGGCAAGCTATCTTTGCTTCCTGGTTACTCCttgcaatttcaaaatttgcttaAG ATTATGATGGACCCTGATCCCAGAAAGAGACCTTCTGCTAAAGAGCTGCTCaagaatccaatttttaaa GTTCTGAAGGAGAGGAGCAAAGCAGATAAAAGGACGATGGACGAAGTAAAGAACACCTGTGAAGACTAG
- the LOC116261859 gene encoding wee1-like protein kinase isoform X3 — protein sequence MISSSGNLREKLGQVFLLPDGEETAFPAEEDDKDFILSQDFFCTPDYITPDERQICHISGFDKENLPCPKSPVKSCADRNKRYRTGMFACSPPNFGNWTNNFDSKKQCPPRAAELPAETSTAQDWKSIKSSIPGTEKKQSYVSRSAVALRCRVTPPICVKNPYLSGNTVMNLDIVCKQKSKPEALFPSGVGGDGLSRYHTDFHELEEIGCGNFSRVFKVLKRTDGCMYAVKHTIKQLHQETERRRALMEVQALAAVGFQRNIVGYYTSWFENEQLYIQMELCDHSLSLSRSGPLLPSEGEVLEAMHQVAEALHLLHERGIVHLDVKPDNIYVKDGVYKLGDFGCATLKDGSIQIEEGDARYMPLEILNDKHEHLDRVDIFSLGASIYELVKGSPLPASGSHFLALREGKLSLLPGYSLQFQNLLKIMMDPDPRKRPSAKELLKNPIFKEVPSVSSSLDACIEQKSH from the exons ATGATTTCATCGTCCGGCAACCTGCGGGAGAAGCTCGGCCAGGTGTTTTTGCTGCCCGACGGTGAGGAGACCGCGTTTCCTGCCGAAGAAGATGACAAGGATTTCATCCTCAGCCAGGATTTCTTCTG CACGCCAGATTATATCACCCCAGACGAACGACAAATCTGCCATATCTCAGGCTTTGATAAG GAAAATCTTCCTTGCCCAAAATCTCCTGTAAAATCATGTGCAGACAGAAACAAGAGATACAGAACTGGTATGTTTGCTTGCAGTCCTCCAAATTTTGGGAACTGGACAA ACAACTTTGATTCCAAGAAGCAATGCCCTCCAAGGGCAGCAGAACTTCCTGCAGAAACTTCAACCGCACAGGACTGGAAGTCAATCAAGTCGTCAATACCTGGAACAGAGAAGAAGCAAAGCTATGTTTCCCGATCAGCAGTGGCTCTGCGGTGCCGTGTCACTCCTCCTATTTGCGTCAAGAACCCGTATTTAAGTGGGAATACGGTGATGAATCTGGATATTGTTTGCAAGCAGAAATCTAAACCTGAAG CTTTGTTCCCCTCGGGTGTTGGTGGTGATGGCCTTTCACGGTATCATACTGATTTCCATGAACTCGAG GAGATTGGCTGTGGTAATTTTAGCCGGGTATTCAAGGTATTGAAGAGAACTGATGGTTGTATGTATGCAGTGAAACACACCATTAAGCAGCTACATCAAGAGACTGAAAG AAGGCGTGCATTGATGGAGGTTCAAGCTCTGGCAGCTGTAG GGTTTCAACGCAACATAGTTGGTTATTATACTTCATGGTTTGAGAACGAGCAACTCTATATCCAGATGGAGCTTTGTGACCACAGCCTATCATTAAGTAGATCAGGTCCTTTGCTGCCATCAGAGGGCGAAGTTCTGGAAGCAATGCATCAG GTTGCTGAAGCTTTGCACTTATTACATGAACGTGGAATTGTACACTTGGATGTAAAACCTGATAACATATATGTCAAAGACGGTGTCTATAAGCTAGGGGATTTTGGATGTGCAACACTGAAAGATGGAAGCATTCAAATTGAGGAAGGTGATGCACGTTACATGCCATTAGAGATACTAAATGATAAACATGAGCATTTGGACAGGGTTGATATCTTTTCACTGGGGGCCTCAATATACGAGCTTGTTAAAGGGTCTCCATTACCAGCATCTGGTTCACATTTTTTAGCGCTGAGGGAGGGCAAGCTATCTTTGCTTCCTGGTTACTCCttgcaatttcaaaatttgcttaAG ATTATGATGGACCCTGATCCCAGAAAGAGACCTTCTGCTAAAGAGCTGCTCaagaatccaatttttaaa GAAGTGCCATCAGTGAGCAGCTCATTGGATGCTTGTATTGAACAGAAGTCACATTGA